TACTCTCTTTTTTATTTTAAAAAATAAAATAGTATAATTTACAAGTAAAAAATAAAGCATTTTTTATAAATAAAATTTCTAAATATTAATAAGTAATTTAGCAATTTATTTACTTTAAAGATATATAAAATAAAATTATTAAATAAAAAGGAGTAATAAATGTTAGAAATTAAAAATCTATCAAAGATTTTTTATGATAAAAAATTATTTGATAATGTTAACTTAAAATTTACAGAAGGTAATACATACGGAATAATTGGAGCAAACGGAGCTGGAAAATCCACTTTTTTAAAAATTATTTCAGGACAAATAGAATCAACTTCTGGAGAAATAATTAAAGATAAAAATCAAAGAATTTCTGTATTAAGTCAAGATCATAATATGTATAATGATTATAATGTTACTGATGTAGTTATAATGGGAAATGAAGATCTTTTTAAAATACAACAAGAAAAAAACGCTATTTACGAAAATCCTAATTCAACAGAAGAAGATTACACAAAAGCCGGAGAATTAGAAGAAAAATACGGAATGATGGGTGGATGAAACGCTGAAAACGATGCTCAAATTTTACTAGCTGGTTTAGATATTCCTAAAGAAAAATGAAATGTAAAAATGAGCGATTTAAAAGCTTCTCAAAAAGTTAAAGTTCTTTTAGCTAAGGCTTTATTTGGAAATCCAGATATTTTAATAATGGATGAGCCAACAAACCATTTAGACTTAAAAGCTATTAAATGATTAGAAAACTTTTTAGTTGAATATCAAAATATTGTTATTGTAGTTTCTCACGATAGTGATTTTTTAGATCAAGTATGTACAAATATTGTTGATATCGATTTTGGTGAGGCTAAAATGTTTACAGGTAACTATAGTTTTTGAAAAGAATCATCTGCATTAATTAGAGAAATGCAAAAAAACTCTAACGCTAAAAAAGAAGAACAAATTGCAAAATTACAAGCATTTATTGCAAAATTCTCAGCTAATGCTTCTAAATCTTCACAAGCTACTTCTAGAAAAAAATCATTAGAAAAAATTACATTAGAGGAAATAAAACCTTCTTCTAGAAAATATCCTTTTATTAGATTTGATATTTTTAAACAACCAGGAAAACAAATTTTAAGAGTTGAAGAATTATCTTATAAAAACCCTGAAACTGGAGAAATTTTATTTGATAATTTATCTTTCGATATTTTACCTGGAGAAAAAATGGTTCTTTTAGGGGAAGATGATATTGCTAAAACTAAATTATTGGAAATACTTTTAGGTAAAGAACAACCAACATCCGGAAAAGTAATATGAGGATCTACTATTACTCCTGAATATTTCCCTTCTGATAATTCTGAATACTTTACAAAAGACGAAAATTTAATGGAATGATTAAGTAAATGACCTATAGAAAACTCGGAAGAAAGTAATAAAGACAATTCCGATCAAAGAATTAGAAGTTTTTTAGGAAGAATGTTATTTAGCGGAGACTCTGTGTTTAAAAACGTAAAAGTAACATCCGGAGGAGAAAAAGCAAGATTAATGTTTTCTAGAATGATGTTAAAAGAATCTAACTTCTTAATTTTTGATCAACCTTTAGATCATTTAGATACTGAGTCTATTGATTCTGTTATAGAAGGACTTGCAGAATATAAATCATCTATGATTTTTACAACTTATAATAGAGCTTTTGTAAAGCAAGTTTCAAATGTTATTTTAGAAATAAAACCGGATTCGTCTTTTATTTTTAGAGGAACTTTAGATGAATATGAAAAGAAAATGGGATATTAATGTTTGATAATATAGTTGCTATTTCTTCTGGAGGGAAAGTCAATCAAGCTATCTCGATCATAAGACTAACAGGACCTGATTCATTTAATATAATTAAAAAGGTTTTTACAGGAAAAGTTGGAAAAGATAAAGAAATTACATATGGTTGAATCAAAAACGGAGATGAAGTTATTGATGAAGTTCTTGTTTTATGATTCGAAGGGAAAAATAACTTTATAGGAGAAAACACTGTTGAAGTAAATGCTCATGGTGGTATAGTTAATACTAATTTAATTTTAGAATTAATTTTAGCAAATGGAGCAAGAATGGCAGAACCTGGAGAATTTTCTAGAAGAGCTTTTTTAAATGGAAAAATGGACTTAGTAAAAGCTGAAGCTATTAACGATTTAATTCACGCTAAAACAACTTTACAAACCAAAGCTTCTATTAAAAAATTCGACAACAAAACTAGTTTATATATAGACAATTTGATTCAAAAACTTTTAGAAATTATTGGTATCATTGAAGTTAATATTGATTATCCTGAATATGATGATGTAGAAATTCTTACAAACGAAACTTTAATACCAAAAATAACTAAACTTAAAAACGAATTAGAAGAAACAATTGATTTATCTGAAAGATCAAGAATAATCTATGATGGTGTAAAAATAGCTATAGTAGGTAAACCAAATGCTGGTAAATCTTCTCTTCTTAATGCTTTATTAAATGAAGAAAAAGCTATAGTTACGGATGAGGAGGGAACAACTAGAGATGTTGTTGAATCTTCATTTATTTTAAAAGGTATACCTTTTGTAATCAAAGATACAGCCGGAATTAGAGAAGCTTCTAACAAAGTTGAAAAAATCGGAATAGAAAGATCGTTTATTCAAATAGAAGAAAGTGATATAATTATCCACTTAATTGATTCTACAAAAAAAATAGATAGTTTTGATGAATTAATAAAGGAAAAATCAAAAAATAAAACTTATATACCAGTTTATAATAAAAAAGATTTATTAAATATTTCATCTTTAGAAAAAGATTTAATTTATATAAGCGCTAAAAATAACGATATAGAAAATTTAGAAAATAAAATTATTGAAAAATATCAAAATATCGATATTAATGATGAAAGAAATATAACTAACATTAGACAATTATCTTTAATTAAATCTGCTTATTTTTCTATTAAAAATTCTTTATCTTCCTTAAAAGATGGTATTGAACCCGATATAGTCATTGTAGACTTAAGAAAAGCCTGAGAAGATTTAGTAAACATAAGAGGTAAGGCTGATAATGAAAAATTGTTAGATTCTATGTTTAAAAATTTTTGTTTAGGTAAATAATTAAAAGTATTTAAAGCAAACTTAAAAGGTTTGCTTTTTAAATATTTAATAAAAAAATAAGCCTTATGGCTTATTAGGTCATTTCTGATTGGAGCGAGTGAAGGGAATCGAACCCTCATAGTCAGCTTGGAAGGCTGAAGTTCTGCCATTAAACTACACTCGCGTTTAATACTTCAATATTATAGAACATTTTTTTGAAAAAACAAGAATTTTTTTATATTTTTTAAAAAAATTTTTTTGTTAACTTTAATAATCTATAATATTATAATTATATAATGCAAAAAATATAACTTTTTATGTTTTAATAAGGAGAATATGAAATTTATTGATGAAGTAAAAATAAAGGTACAAGCTGGTAAAGGCGGAAACGGAATGATCGCTTTCAGAAGAGAGGCACATGTGGATAGAGGTGGCCCTGATGGAGGTGATGGAGGTGATGGAGGTTCTATTTACTTTGTAGGAGATAGTGGAATGAATACACTTCTACCCCTTTATTTAAAAAAAATAATAAAAGGTAATGATGGAGAAAATGGAAGAAGAAAAAACCAATATGGTGCTGCCGGAAAAGATATTTATATAAAAGTTCCTATTGGAACACTAGTATATGATGGCAATAGATTAATGCACGACATCATAACAGAAGATAATTATTTAGTTGCTAAAGGTGGAAAAGGAGGAAGAGGAAATACCAAATTTAAATCTTCTAAAAATACAGCTCCTAAAATTAGTGAAAATGGTGATCCTGGAGAAAAATTCAATCTAACTCTTAACTTAAAAGTTTTAGCTGATGTTGGTTTTGTGGGAAAACCTTCTGCTGGTAAATCAACTATTTTGTCAAAAATTTCAAATGCTAAACCAAAAATTGCTGATTATCATTTCACCACCTTAGTACCTCAATTAGGACTTGTAAAAAGTTATGAAAACTCTTTTGTAGCCGCTGATTTACCTGGATTAATACAAGGAGCTGCTCAAGGAAAAGGTTTAGGAATTCAATTTTTAAAACATATCGAAAGATGTAGAGTAATTGCTCATATTATTGATTTTGGTGATGAAAATAAAGACCCCATAAAGGATTATCAAGAAATTAACAAAGAAATTAAAGAATATAACCTTAATTTAGAAAATAGAAAACAAATAATAGTTGCAAACAAATCAGATCAAGAGTGTTTTAAAGAAAAAGTACAATATTTCAAAAACAATATAAAAGATGTTGATATAATAGAAATTAGTGCTTTAGAAAATAAAAATATAGAAATTTTAAAATCTTCTTTATGAGAAGCGTTGCAAAAAGAAAAAACTCCTATATTTGAAAAAACTTTTTCTGAAGTAACTATAACATTAAATAAATACCATGAGGTTAAAAAAATACACGAAGGTCTTTTTGAAGTTTTCGGGCCTGAAGTAGAAGAAATTTATAATAAGATACCGATTGTTTCTCACGATAATTTAATAAGATTTAATATGAAATTAAAAGAACTAGGTGTGTGAAACGAACTTCTAGAACTTAATGTTCAAAAAGGAGATGTTGTAAGGATTTATGATTATGAATTCGTATGGGAGGATGAGATATAATGGAAAATAAAAACAATAGTTTTTTAGAGTCAATAATTAATTTTTTAAACTCTTTTTCTAATACAAACCCTAATATTTGGGTACCAATTCTATTTGTATTTTTAATTGGATTATCTTTTTTAATAGGATTTTTCTTTAAGTTAAAAATAACTATTGCGAAAATTATCTCTTTAATTTTAACAATAGTAACTTCAATTATATTATTCGATGTAATTAAAAGTAATTTAAAAAAAGAATATGAAAACGTATTAAGCTTAGCAATAACTATTATTTCATTGATAATTTATTGAATTATTAGAATAATTGTTATATCTATTGTCTTTACTTTTTCTCTTTTCGGAAAGAAAAAAAGAAAAGAAAAATTTAAAAGAAAAAACAAAGTTACTAAACTTATATTAAGATCTATATATGGTGTTTCTAACGTTGCTTTAACTATTCCTGGATCTTTATTATTTTCAAACGTATTATTAACTTCTTCCGAAAAAGAAACTAGTTTCTCTGAAAGTAGTAAATCAGGAGTTTATATTATGACAGGTGGAAGAGGTCAAGGTATAGAAACTCTTCTAGGTTCTTTAAAAGATAGTTTTGAAAACTTAACAGAAAATGCTCAAAAAGTAGTAGAAATTTTCTCAAAAAATAGTTCTGAATGATCAGAAGAAGAAAAGAAAATTGTTAAAGATATGTTTAAAAATGCTTCTAAATTAATTAATGATAAAAGAATTCAACAAATAGTATTCCCTTTTATTGAAGATAATTTTAAAAAATTAAATATAGAACAAAGTTTAGAAGAAGTAGTAGATAAAGCTATTGATAGATTAAAAATTGATAAACCTGAATACAATTTATCTAGTCCTGAAAAACAAAAAGAAATTGCAACAAATTATTTAAAAGAAGAAATTAATAAGTTATATGAAGAAGCTAAAATAACTAACCCTAATTTAGAACAAGAAGTTGAGAATATTGTTGCACTAACTTCTAATTTAAATAAAGAAACAATTGAAAAAATTACAAACTTTGTTTCTCCTTTAATTACTAACGAAGACATAAATAATAAAATTGATATTAATACATCTATAAATACACTATTAACATTCTTTAAATCCAAAAATCAAAATAATATTACTAATTAAAATAGTCGCTTTATTTAAAGTGACTATTCCCTGAATGCAAAATCAAGTGCACCACTATAATGTAAAATTAAAAAGTGGTTGCACTTGATTTTTTAAATAAAAAAACTACTCTATAAAAATTTAAGACAACATACTTTTTATTGAAAGGACCATATGAATTATAATACAACAAAGCATTATTCCCATTTAAATGCTGAAAAAGATTTTTAATAGAGAAATTGTTTTATAAAAATATTCAATTAGACAAATTGCTAATTTTCTTAATATCAATCATTCAACAGTGTCAAGAGAATTGAAAAGAAATTCAAATTTTTACGGATTTTACGATCATTTGATAGCAAATGAAAAAGCTAAAATAAGACATAAACATAAAAGATTGTTTTTCTTTTCTCAAATGGATGATTATAAAGAATTTAGTAAACTTATTAAAGACAATTTTAACAAAGCAACATGCGGAATAAAAATGACTTACAACTTAATAAAAGAAGGAGTCAAAAACATTAAAATCCCTTCACTAAGGACTGTTTTTAATTGGATTAATACAGGAAAATGAGTATTAACTAATAAAGATAGATTAAGAAAGCACTATACAAAAGGCGGAAAAAGAAAAAATAATGTTATTGAAAGACTTGTACAATCAAATTATGTTTTTCCTATTTGAGCTAGACCAAAACATATTGATTTAAGAGAAACATTTGGGCATTGAGAGGGTGATTTAGTTATAGGTAAAAAATCCGCAGGGCATTCTAGTCTTTTAACTTTAGTTGAGAGAAAAAGCAGATTAGGAATAATTGTGAAAGTATCAAGTAAAAATCCTTTTACATTAATAAAGTGCTTTATGAAAGAATAAATACACTAGAATTACCTGTTGAAAGTATTACTTTTGATAAT
This genomic interval from Mesomycoplasma molare contains the following:
- the mnmE gene encoding tRNA uridine-5-carboxymethylaminomethyl(34) synthesis GTPase MnmE; amino-acid sequence: MFDNIVAISSGGKVNQAISIIRLTGPDSFNIIKKVFTGKVGKDKEITYGWIKNGDEVIDEVLVLWFEGKNNFIGENTVEVNAHGGIVNTNLILELILANGARMAEPGEFSRRAFLNGKMDLVKAEAINDLIHAKTTLQTKASIKKFDNKTSLYIDNLIQKLLEIIGIIEVNIDYPEYDDVEILTNETLIPKITKLKNELEETIDLSERSRIIYDGVKIAIVGKPNAGKSSLLNALLNEEKAIVTDEEGTTRDVVESSFILKGIPFVIKDTAGIREASNKVEKIGIERSFIQIEESDIIIHLIDSTKKIDSFDELIKEKSKNKTYIPVYNKKDLLNISSLEKDLIYISAKNNDIENLENKIIEKYQNIDINDERNITNIRQLSLIKSAYFSIKNSLSSLKDGIEPDIVIVDLRKAWEDLVNIRGKADNEKLLDSMFKNFCLGK
- the obgE gene encoding GTPase ObgE gives rise to the protein MKFIDEVKIKVQAGKGGNGMIAFRREAHVDRGGPDGGDGGDGGSIYFVGDSGMNTLLPLYLKKIIKGNDGENGRRKNQYGAAGKDIYIKVPIGTLVYDGNRLMHDIITEDNYLVAKGGKGGRGNTKFKSSKNTAPKISENGDPGEKFNLTLNLKVLADVGFVGKPSAGKSTILSKISNAKPKIADYHFTTLVPQLGLVKSYENSFVAADLPGLIQGAAQGKGLGIQFLKHIERCRVIAHIIDFGDENKDPIKDYQEINKEIKEYNLNLENRKQIIVANKSDQECFKEKVQYFKNNIKDVDIIEISALENKNIEILKSSLWEALQKEKTPIFEKTFSEVTITLNKYHEVKKIHEGLFEVFGPEVEEIYNKIPIVSHDNLIRFNMKLKELGVWNELLELNVQKGDVVRIYDYEFVWEDEI
- a CDS encoding ABC-F family ATP-binding cassette domain-containing protein, coding for MLEIKNLSKIFYDKKLFDNVNLKFTEGNTYGIIGANGAGKSTFLKIISGQIESTSGEIIKDKNQRISVLSQDHNMYNDYNVTDVVIMGNEDLFKIQQEKNAIYENPNSTEEDYTKAGELEEKYGMMGGWNAENDAQILLAGLDIPKEKWNVKMSDLKASQKVKVLLAKALFGNPDILIMDEPTNHLDLKAIKWLENFLVEYQNIVIVVSHDSDFLDQVCTNIVDIDFGEAKMFTGNYSFWKESSALIREMQKNSNAKKEEQIAKLQAFIAKFSANASKSSQATSRKKSLEKITLEEIKPSSRKYPFIRFDIFKQPGKQILRVEELSYKNPETGEILFDNLSFDILPGEKMVLLGEDDIAKTKLLEILLGKEQPTSGKVIWGSTITPEYFPSDNSEYFTKDENLMEWLSKWPIENSEESNKDNSDQRIRSFLGRMLFSGDSVFKNVKVTSGGEKARLMFSRMMLKESNFLIFDQPLDHLDTESIDSVIEGLAEYKSSMIFTTYNRAFVKQVSNVILEIKPDSSFIFRGTLDEYEKKMGY